One window of Nymphaea colorata isolate Beijing-Zhang1983 chromosome 11, ASM883128v2, whole genome shotgun sequence genomic DNA carries:
- the LOC116263679 gene encoding uncharacterized protein LOC116263679 translates to MVAKNNSVKRCCRRLGEVYQLKRFPVCDGKGDISGCNIRLLKDLNKLKGYLSVERLEGGRVKVIDAKDAHLKEKHELIGVELDFKVGKNDIVGSALEQKGLLEALEPPHGIESLAICDYKGERPVWYLDTNYVDLQTLRLQCFSLWATVIGIKSLEKLEVNTCPTLCELPSMPMLKSLKIRSYDGLNTIGDLPNLDWLQVEGCGSLEKFSHGMPALKWLDVYGCYKLKTLANMPVLKWLEVRYCERLEQVADVHMPDLKRLWLSNLNTLKQLPAHLPSLEDLRAWNLPNWEGWPAAGSRELATETFMHA, encoded by the exons ATGGTAGCTAAGAACAACAGTGTTAAGCGATGCTG CCGAAGGCTTGGGGAAGTTTACCAATTAAAAAGGTTTCCTGTATGTGATGGCAAAGGGGACATAAGCGGATGCAATATTAGGTTACtgaaagacttgaacaaactaaaggggTACTTGTCAGTAGAACGTTTGGAagggggaagggtgaaagtaattgatgcaaaagACGCACATCTTAAGGAGAAGCACGAGCTAATTGGTGTGGAATTAGACTTCAAGGTgggaaaaaatgacatagtggGCAGTGCTTTGGAACagaagggtttgctggaggctttggaacctccacatggcatagagagctTGGCAATTTGTGATTATAAAGGTGAAAGGCCTgtgtggtatttggacaccaactatgtggacTTGCAGACATTACGGCTGCAATGTTTCTCATTgtgggcaacagtgataggaattaaatcattggagaagCTAGAGGTCAACACCTGCCCTACACTGTGCGAATTGCCGAGCATGCCTATGCTAAAGTCCTTGAAAATTCGGAGCTATGATGgactcaacacgattggtgacttgcccAACTTGGACTGGTTGCAGGTGGAAGGATGTGGCAGCCTAGAAAAATTTTCTCAtggcatgcctgctctcaagtggttggatgTGTATGGATGTTATAAGTTAaagactctcgctaacatgcctgtCTTGAAGTGGTTGGAGGTGAGATATTGTGAGAGgttagagcaagtagctgatgttCACATGCCAGATTTAAAGAGGCTGTGGTTGTCTAATCTGAACACTCTGAAGCAGCTCCCTGctcaccttccttcacttgaggatCTGAGAGCATGGAATTTGCCCAACTGGGAAGGATGGCCAGCAGCTGGATCAAGGGAATTAGCAACAGAAACTTTTATGCATGCTTAA